From the genome of Silurus meridionalis isolate SWU-2019-XX chromosome 12, ASM1480568v1, whole genome shotgun sequence, one region includes:
- the LOC124394365 gene encoding alpha-2-macroglobulin-like: MSIVIFMDFIMVFNKIHTRFWLLFCSLLFSVYGEISRPHFMVTFPAVIESGSEATFCVSLLQPNETLQMDISLIHKDQNRIFFQETVEKEFHQCSQFKAPRIEGESVQEIKVEIRGENFKMTKKTKMMFKSYYTNVFIQTDKPIYNPGQTVHFRIVTMDSNFIPLEQKYSTIIIEDNNDNRIGQWTNVTSTRLILQLSHDLNAEAPLGQYQIIANAEGKLFTHYFEVKKYVLPKFEIIVTSPKEHSVGEEELKLEICGRYTYGQPVAGAALVQVCLKLIENYLNENSPMIAPCLDERVEISQNGCASLILNMSTLIVSEFEDNFETSLNATITLTEEGTELSIVKSVIIELTYQIGKVEFVDLPTHFERERVIEGIINVTTFSGAPIPNKKVYVLEGEGSSKKLLLNLTTDISGLAKFSVAPPEHPTTEISLQASVYPVEKYYGYKTPFFTNADTRIRLLQPATPYSPVFSELKIASSKEPFKCGAEVPITINYYIVGETTEHFSIDLIYIVLSKGLIVHHGHEKVDVKGSSDIRRGEISFTLSVAAEFAPVVQVVVYSVLPSENVIAANKNFEVEKCFKNQVSLQFSPSKAVPGEKNTFKLSAHPGSLCGLSVVDQSVFILDSENRLNANKIFDLLPVTSVSGYPYLVEDQLECLHVKPQHDIFPLLSGTSESIDGFREYRHVGYLQDEQIDKAYNAIKGVGLKMITDLAVRAPHCLIYRGLRYDRTDRHREFLYYDYLVGKSSPNFGLTKTVRKFFPETWIWQLSEVGDSGSVELPVTVPDTITTWETEAFCVSSVGLGLAPPVQLTVFQPFFLELSLPYSIIRGEVFELKATVFNYLSKCIMVKMTPAASTDYTLEPFPQDEYFSCLCANGRKTFKWTLIPIVLGVVKVTVSAEAEQSQTLCDNEIVSVPERGRIDTVTRSLIVQAEGTEMMKSQSWLLCPQGNSVSEELQLILPENIIQGSARASVSVLGDMLGRALKHLDGLLKMPYGCGEQNIALLAPNIYILQYLENTEQLTAAIRERATGFLKSGYQRQLNYKHINGAYSTFGRGEGNTWLTAFVLRTFGKAQGYIFIDPESINSAKKWLLSMQRSDGCFIQQGSLFNNRMKGGVNDDVTITAYIIASFLELGITVQDPVVNNGLLCLKSFVDKLENTYTTALLAYTFSLAGEIEIRKQLLKKLDNVVVQGDGRLHWSQSASDDSDSLSVEISSYVLLAVLTTGELTAADLGYANRIVSWLVKQQNPYGGFSSTQDTVVALQALALYSTKVFSSDGSSTVTVTSADGDSHNFDVNQNNKLLYQESSLKDVPGKYSIDVKGSSCVSVQTALFFNVPTPTKTSTLSIIAKAEGNCTVSFKQTLSLKFTITYNGALNSTNMIIMDIKLLSGFTADPAELKKGILVERVDSRDDHLIMYIKELTKNTPINYELHMKQVLPVKNLKPAVIKVYDYYQTSDKSETEYTSPCV; the protein is encoded by the exons ATGAGTATTGTCATTTTTATGGACTTCATCATGGTGTTCAACAAGATTCATACCAGGTTTTGGCTACTCTTCTGCTCActccttttttctgtttatggAGAAATCTCCAGACC ACATTTCATGGTGACATTTCCTGCAGTCATAGAGTCAGGCTCTGAGGCCACATTTTGTGTGAGTCTCCTGCAGCCTAATGAGACTCTGCAAATGGACATTTCTCTGATTCACAAGGAtcaaaacagaattttttttcaagAGACAGTCGAAAAGGAGTTTCACCAGTGCTCTCAGTTTAAg GCTCCAAGGATTGAGGGTGAATCAGTGCAGGAGATCAAAGTAGAAATCAGAGGTGAAAACTTTAAGATgaccaaaaagacaaaaatgatgtttaaatcctattacacaaatgtatttattcagacTGATAAGCCCATCTATAATCCAGGCCAAACAG TACATTTTCGAATTGTCACTATGGATTCAAATTTTATTCCTCTTGAACAAAAG TACAGCACAATAATAATTGAG gataataatgataataggaTTGGTCAGTGGACAAATGTGACCTCAACAAGACTGATACTGCAGCTTTCACATGACCTGAATGCTGAGGCTCCACTGGGACAGTATCAGATAATTGCTAATGCTGAAGGAAAATTATTCACACACTATTTTGAGGTGAAAAAATATG ttTTGCCCAAGTTTGAGATTATAGTTACATCACCAAAAGAACATAGTGTTGGTGAGGAGGAACTGAAACTGGAGATTTGTGGAAG GTACACTTATGGACAGCCAGTAGCTGGTGCAGCACTGGTTCAAGTCTGTCTTAAATTAATAGAGAACTATCTTAATGAGAACAGCCCAATGATTGCACCATGCCTGGACGAAAGAGTGGAG ATAAGTCAGAATGGTTGTGCCTCACTTATATTGAATATGTCAACCTTAATTGTCTCTGAATTTGAAGATAATTTTGAGACTAGTCTTAATGCTACTATTACACTGACAGAGGAAGGAACAG aaTTGTCCATAGTAAAATCTGTAATCATAGAACTCACCTACCAAATTGGTAAAGTGGAATTTGTGGATTTACCAACACACTTTGAACGGGAAAGAGTTATAGAAGGAATT ATTAATGTTACTACCTTCAGTGGAGCACCAATTCCtaacaaaaaagtgtatgtTTTAGAAGGTGAAGGTTCGTCCAAAAAGTTACTACTTAATCTTACTACAGATATCAGTGGATTAGCAAAGTTCTCTGTCGCTCCACCTGAACATCCTACAACAGAGATTTCATTGCAG GCAAGCGTCTATCCAGTGGAAAAATACTACGGGTACAAAACACCATTCTTTACAAATGCTGATACACGTATACGTCTGCTCCAACCTGCCACACCGTACAGTCCAGTGTTCAGTGAACTAAAAATAGCGAGCTCAAAGGAACCATTTAAGTGTGGTGCTGAAGTTCCCATAACTATAAATTACTATATTGTTGGAGAAACTACTGAGCATTTCAGCATTGATCTTATATACATA gtcttatctaAAGGACTCATAGTACATCATGGGCATGAGAAGGTGGATGTGAAAGGCTCTTCAGATATTCGAAGAGGGGAAATTTCATTCACATTGTCAGTTGCTGCTGAGTTTGCTCCAGTTGTGCAGGTTGTGGTGTACTCTGTCCTGCCCAGTGAGAACGTCATCGCTGCTAACAAGAATTTTGAGgtggaaaaatgttttaaaaatcag GTTTCGCTACAGTTCTCTCCCTCCAAGGCAGTTCCTGGTGAGAAGAACACTTTCAAACTCTCAGCTCATCCTGGTTCTTTGTGTGGCCTCAGTGTTGTAGATCAGAGTGTGTTCATCTTGGATTCTGAGAACCGTCTAAATGCAAACAAG ATTTTTGACTTGTTGCCAGTAACATCTGTGTCAGGTTATCCCTACTTGGTTGAAGATCAACTGGAATGCTTGCATGTTAAACCCCAACATGAT ATATTTCCTTTGCTGTCAGGGACATCAGAATCAATTGATGGTTTTAGGGAATACAGGCATGTTGGCTATCTGCAAGATGAACAGATTGACAAAGCTTACAATGCAAttaag GGAGTTGGGTTGAAGATGATAACAGACTTGGCTGTTCGAGCACCTCACTGTTTGATATACAGAGGTCTGCGGTATGATCGCACAGATAGACATAGGG AATTTCTATATTACGATTACTTAGTTGGAAAGTCATCACCAAATTTTGGACTCACAAAGACAGTTCGCAAATTTTTCCCAGAAACATGGATTTGGCAGCTGTCTGAAGTGGG AGACTCTGGATCAGTAGAACTTCCTGTCACTGTTCCTGACACCATCACTACTTGGGAGACAGAGGCTTTCTGTGTGTCCTCTGTAGGTCTGGGACTCGCTCCTCCTGTTCAGCTCACTGTATTTCAGCCATTCTTCCTGGAGCTCTCGTTGCCCTACTCTATTATCCGAGGAGAGGTTTTTGAGTTGAAGGCCACTGTCTTCAATTACCTTTCCAAATGTATTATG GTTAAAATGACTCCAGCAGCTTCTACAGACTACACTCTGGAACCTTTTCCTCAAGACGAGTATTTTTCATGCCTGTGTGCAAATGGAAGAAAAACTTTTAAATGGACTCTGATTCCCATTGTTCTTG GAGTCGTGAAAGTGACGGTGAGTGCAGAAGCAGAACAATCTCAGACTTTGTGTGACAATGAGATTGTGAGTGTTCCAGAGAGAGGCCGCATTGACACGGTTACACGGAGCCTAATTGTACAG GCTGAAGGAACTGAAATGATGAAGAGTCAGAGCTGGTTATTATGCCCCCAAG GGAACAGTGTTTCAGAAGAGTTGCAGCTCATTCTTCCTGAGAACATAATACAAGGGTCAGCACGAGCTTCGGTTTCAGTACTTG GAGACATGCTTGGCCGTGCGTTGAAACATCTGGATGGGCTGCTTAAGATGCCTTATGGTTGTGGAGAACAAAACATTGCACTTCTCGCCCCCAATATCTATATTCTACAGTATCTAGAGAACACAGAGCAGCTCACTGCAGCAATTCGTGAGAGGGCTACTGGTTTCCTTAAGAGTG GATACCAGAGGCAACTTaactataaacatataaatggtGCATATAGTACATTTGGCAGGGGAGAGGGGAACACATG GTTAACTGCATTTGTCTTGAGGACATTTGGCAAAGCACAAGGTTACATCTTTATTGATCCAGAAAGcatcaacagtgcaaagaaatGGCTGCTAAGTATGCAAAGATCAGATGGCTGTTTTATACAACAGGGAAGTCTCTTTAATAACAGAATGaag GGTGGTGTAAATGATGATGTGACCATTACTGCTTATATCATTGCATCGTTTCTTGAATTGGGCATTACAGTGCAG GATCCTGTTGTGAATAATGGACTCTTGTGTCTAAAATCTTTTGTTGATAAACTGGAAAACACCTACACCACTGCACTGTTGGCCTACACTTTCAGCTTGGCTGGAGAGATTGAAATTCGAAAGCAGTTACTAAAAAAGTTGGATAATGTCGTAGTTCAAGGAG ATGGTCGTCTTCACTGGTCTCAGTCAGCATCAGATGACTCCGACTCATTGTCAGTGGAAATCAGTTCCTACGTGCTGCTAGCAGTTCTCACTACAGGTGAACTCACTGCTGCTGATTTGGGATATGCTAATAGGATAGTCAGCTGGCTGGTGAAGCAGCAAAATCCTTATGGAGGCTTTTCATCCACTCAG GACACGGTTGTGGCCCTCCAGGCTCTGGCACTTTACTCCACTAAGGTGTTCAGCTCAGACGGCTCTAGCACAGTAACTGTAACATCAGCAGATGGAGACAGTCACAACTTTGATGTGAACCAGAACAATAAGTTACTGTACCAAGAAAGTTCACTGAAGGATGTTCCTGGGAAATACAGCATTGATGTGAAGGGGTCATCCTGTGTGTCAGTGCAG ACAGCTCTTTTCTTCAATGTCCCCACACCTACTAAAACCAGTACACTAAGTATCATAGCCAAGGCTGAGGGAAACTGCACAGTatcttttaaacaaactttgTCACTCAAATTCACCATCAC ataTAACGGGGCACTAAACAGCACTAACATGATCATTATGGACATAAAACTCTTATCAGGGTTCACAGCAGATCCTGCTGAA CTGAAAAAAGGCATTTTGGTGGAACGAGTTGATTCCAGAGATGATCATCTTATCATGTACATCAAAGAG CTTACAAAGAATACTCCTATCAACTATGAGCTACACATGAAACAGGTGCTTCCTGTCAAAAATCTCAAGCCAGCAGTGATCAAAGTTTATGATTACTACCAAACAA GTGACAAGTCTGAGACGGAGTACACCTCGCCCTGTGTGTAG